In Thauera sedimentorum, a single genomic region encodes these proteins:
- a CDS encoding NADP-dependent malic enzyme has translation MDELIRVAALDYHRNPRPGKISVTPTKVLSNQRDLSLAYSPGVAAACDAIVEDPGQAAELTARSNLIGVVTNGTAVLGLGNIGPLAAKPVMEGKGVLFKKFAGIDVFDLEIDEPDADKLIDMIAALEPTFGGINLEDIKAPECFYIESKLRERMKIPVFHDDQHGTAIVVGAAILNGLQMQGKDLKKVKLVTSGAGAAALACLGLLVKLGVPVENIWVTDLEGVVYEGRTALMDPIKARYAKRTDARKLAEVIEGADVFLGLSAGGVLKREMVAKMAANPLILALANPTPEILPEEVKAVRDDAIIATGRSDYPNQVNNVLCFPFIFRGALDVGATTITDEMQLAAVRAIAELARAEQSDIVAAAYGEKVGGFGPEYIIPRPFDPRLIVKIAPAVAEAAMASGVATRPITDWDAYRSQLNNFVWHSGLIMKPVFAAARKTPKRIIFSEGESEKVLRAVQTVVDEGLARPILIGRPEVVKNNIERFGLRMAADRDYELVNPDSDPRFNELWQHYHGLMERRGVSVEYAKKEVRRRTTLIGTLLLKFGYGDGLICGTYGMHRLHREFVETVLGRREGVDHLYTVNLLSLPGRTLFLADTYVNYDPTPAQIVEMTLLAAKEMQGFGIEPRVALLSHSSFGSADSPTAEKMRTALRMLHEQHPDLQVEGEMHGDSALDAKHRLQVFPNAKMREDANLLIFPTLDAANIAFNLLKNAAGEGMTVGPILLGAAKPVHILTPSATVRRIVNMTALTVVEAGQGE, from the coding sequence ATGGATGAACTGATACGCGTCGCAGCGCTCGATTACCACCGCAACCCGCGCCCGGGCAAGATCTCGGTGACCCCGACCAAGGTGCTCAGCAACCAGCGCGACCTGTCGCTGGCCTATTCGCCGGGCGTGGCCGCAGCCTGCGACGCCATCGTCGAGGACCCGGGCCAGGCGGCGGAACTGACCGCGCGCTCCAACCTGATCGGCGTGGTCACCAACGGCACCGCGGTGCTCGGCCTGGGCAACATCGGGCCGCTGGCGGCCAAGCCGGTGATGGAAGGCAAGGGCGTGCTGTTCAAGAAGTTCGCCGGCATCGACGTGTTCGACCTGGAGATCGACGAGCCGGACGCCGACAAGCTGATCGACATGATCGCCGCGCTGGAGCCCACCTTCGGCGGCATCAACCTGGAGGACATCAAGGCGCCCGAGTGCTTCTACATCGAGTCGAAGCTGCGCGAGCGCATGAAGATCCCGGTCTTCCACGACGACCAGCACGGCACCGCCATCGTGGTCGGCGCGGCCATCCTCAATGGCCTGCAGATGCAGGGCAAGGACCTCAAGAAGGTCAAGCTGGTCACCTCCGGCGCGGGCGCCGCGGCGCTCGCCTGCCTGGGCCTGCTGGTCAAGCTGGGCGTGCCGGTCGAGAACATCTGGGTGACCGACCTCGAGGGCGTGGTCTATGAAGGGCGCACCGCGCTGATGGACCCGATCAAGGCGCGCTACGCCAAGCGGACCGACGCGCGCAAGCTGGCCGAGGTGATCGAGGGCGCGGACGTCTTCCTCGGTCTGTCCGCCGGCGGCGTGCTCAAGCGCGAGATGGTCGCCAAGATGGCCGCCAACCCGCTGATCCTGGCGCTCGCCAACCCCACCCCGGAGATCCTCCCCGAGGAGGTCAAGGCGGTGCGCGACGACGCCATCATCGCCACCGGCCGTTCGGACTATCCGAACCAGGTGAACAACGTGCTGTGCTTCCCGTTCATTTTCCGCGGCGCGCTGGACGTGGGCGCGACCACCATCACCGACGAGATGCAGCTCGCCGCGGTGCGCGCGATCGCCGAGCTGGCGCGCGCCGAGCAGAGCGACATCGTCGCCGCCGCGTATGGCGAGAAGGTCGGTGGCTTCGGTCCCGAGTACATCATCCCGCGCCCCTTCGACCCGCGCCTGATCGTCAAGATCGCCCCGGCGGTGGCCGAAGCGGCGATGGCCTCCGGCGTGGCCACCCGCCCGATCACCGACTGGGACGCCTACCGCAGCCAGCTCAACAACTTCGTCTGGCATTCCGGGCTGATCATGAAGCCGGTGTTCGCCGCCGCCCGCAAGACGCCCAAGCGCATCATCTTCTCGGAAGGCGAATCCGAGAAAGTGCTGCGCGCGGTGCAGACCGTGGTGGACGAGGGGCTGGCGCGTCCGATCCTGATCGGCCGCCCGGAGGTGGTGAAGAACAACATCGAGCGCTTCGGCCTGCGCATGGCCGCCGATCGCGACTACGAACTGGTCAATCCGGACTCCGATCCGCGCTTCAACGAGCTGTGGCAGCACTACCACGGCCTGATGGAGCGCCGCGGCGTGTCGGTGGAGTACGCCAAGAAGGAAGTGCGCCGGCGCACCACGCTGATCGGCACCCTGCTGCTCAAGTTCGGCTACGGCGACGGGCTGATCTGCGGCACCTACGGCATGCACCGCCTGCACCGCGAGTTCGTCGAGACCGTGCTCGGCCGCCGCGAAGGCGTGGACCACCTGTACACGGTGAACCTGCTCAGCCTGCCGGGGCGCACGCTGTTCCTGGCCGACACCTACGTGAACTACGACCCCACGCCGGCGCAGATCGTCGAGATGACCCTGCTGGCCGCCAAGGAGATGCAGGGCTTCGGCATCGAGCCGCGGGTGGCGCTGCTGTCGCACTCGTCCTTCGGTTCGGCCGACTCGCCCACCGCCGAGAAGATGCGCACCGCGCTGCGCATGCTGCACGAACAGCATCCGGATCTGCAGGTGGAAGGCGAGATGCACGGCGATTCGGCGCTGGACGCCAAGCATCGCCTGCAGGTCTTCCCCAACGCCAAGATGCGCGAGGACGCCAACCTGCTGATCTTCCCGACCCTGGATGCGGCCAACATCGCCTTCAACCTGCTGAAGAACGCGGCTGGCGAGGGCATGACCGTCGGCCCCATCCTGCTCGGTGCGGCCAAGCCGGTGCACATCCTCACCCCGTCCGCCACCGTGCGGCGCATCGTCAACATGACCGCGCTGACCGTGGTCGAGGCCGGGCAGGGCGAGTGA
- a CDS encoding patatin-like phospholipase family protein translates to MTQAGERAALVLTGGGARAAYQVGVLAAIRELRGRRAGNPFPILCGTSAGGINAAALAVYSADFNAAVRRLMWIWRNFHVEQVYRTDPAALFGTGLRWGAALTLGWAVRQTPRSLLDNAPLHRLLGRVLDFSAIGRAIDAGHLYALSVTASGYTSGESLAFFEAASEVQPWRRTQRVGMRARIGVEHLLATSALPFVFPAVKINREYFGDGSMRQLAPISPAIHLGADRILVIGAGRLAEEGRQRTETYPSPAQIAGHALSSIFLDSLAVDLERLDRINTTVGAMSPAQREAAGIGLRPIETLVISPSQRLDTIAGHHRRSLPPLLRTLLRGVGAMRREGSTLLSYLLFEPGFTRALIELGYCDTLARRGEVTDFLRL, encoded by the coding sequence ATGACGCAGGCGGGGGAACGGGCGGCGCTGGTGCTGACCGGGGGCGGCGCGCGCGCCGCCTACCAGGTCGGCGTGCTTGCCGCGATCCGCGAGCTGCGCGGGCGCCGCGCCGGCAATCCCTTCCCCATCCTGTGCGGCACCTCCGCGGGCGGCATCAACGCCGCCGCGCTGGCGGTGTATTCGGCCGATTTCAATGCCGCGGTGCGCCGGCTGATGTGGATCTGGCGCAATTTCCATGTGGAGCAGGTATACCGCACCGACCCGGCCGCCCTGTTCGGCACGGGGCTGCGCTGGGGCGCGGCGCTGACCCTCGGCTGGGCGGTGCGCCAGACCCCGCGCTCGCTGCTCGACAACGCGCCGCTGCACCGCCTGCTCGGCAGGGTGCTGGATTTCTCCGCGATTGGTCGCGCCATCGACGCCGGCCATCTGTACGCCTTGTCGGTCACCGCCTCCGGCTACACCTCGGGCGAGAGCCTGGCCTTCTTCGAGGCCGCGTCCGAGGTCCAGCCCTGGCGGCGCACCCAGCGCGTCGGCATGCGGGCGCGGATAGGCGTCGAGCATCTGCTGGCCACCAGCGCGCTGCCCTTCGTCTTTCCCGCGGTGAAGATCAACCGGGAGTACTTCGGCGACGGCTCCATGCGCCAGCTCGCGCCCATCAGCCCGGCCATCCACCTGGGGGCCGATCGCATCCTGGTGATCGGTGCCGGGCGGCTCGCGGAAGAAGGGCGGCAACGCACCGAGACCTATCCCTCGCCGGCACAGATCGCCGGCCACGCCCTGTCGAGCATCTTCCTCGACAGCCTGGCGGTGGATCTCGAGCGCCTGGACCGCATCAACACCACCGTGGGGGCGATGAGCCCGGCGCAGCGCGAGGCGGCCGGCATCGGCCTGCGCCCCATCGAAACCCTGGTGATCTCGCCCTCGCAGCGCCTGGACACCATCGCCGGCCACCACCGGCGCAGCCTGCCGCCCTTGCTGCGCACCCTGCTGCGCGGGGTCGGGGCGATGCGCAGGGAGGGCTCGACCCTGCTCTCCTACCTGTTGTTCGAACCCGGCTTCACCCGCGCGCTGATCGAGCTGGGCTACTGCGACACCCTCGCACGTCGTGGCGAAGTGACTGATTTTCTAAGGTTATGA